The following coding sequences lie in one Monomorium pharaonis isolate MP-MQ-018 chromosome 1, ASM1337386v2, whole genome shotgun sequence genomic window:
- the LOC118644248 gene encoding uncharacterized protein LOC118644248, which yields MSSSFIPTTARICSIHFKEESFNRTCSITRLRPNALPSRSSSESTVEQFINENVETVSQEINYSPIVPTESIDVINGSLSPITNICSPQSVSKVDKTTMVSPTRVYNSPEKSRLRKRIKFLEIQHAKKMRFAQQKIRRYKNQVITLKEILNKLKNNQLLNETQIDIIHMLGKPIGEIFKRLIMRKKNACVPKQYSPEIRSFALTLHYYSARAYEYVRDYFNKCLPHVKTLSSWYRSVNGEPGISSEALYSITERVKKSNYTLFGSLLFDEMAIREHLEYDGSKFSGYIDLGENIACDDTILANQVLVFMIVCINGAWKIPISYYLIKGMSKVNNFIIQ from the exons ATGAGTTCATCATTTATCCCAACTACAGCTCGTATTTGTTCTATTCATTTTAAAGAAGAATCTTTTAATAGAACATGTTCAATAACTCGACTTAGGCCAAATGCATTGCCTAGT CGATCATCTTCGGAATCTACTGttgaacaatttattaatgaaaacgtTGAAACGGTATcacaagaaataaattattcgccAATAGTTCCAACAGAATCAATAGATGTAATCAATGGATCCTTATCacctataacaaatatttgttcac cacAATCGGTATCTAAAGTGGATAAAACAACAATGGTATCACCTACACGAGTCTATAATTCTCCAGAAAAATCTAGATTacgaaaaagaattaaattcttGGAAATACAACATGCAAAAAAAATGCGATTTGCGCAACAAAAAATACGACGGTATAAGAATCAAGTGATCACactcaaagaaattttaaacaaattaaagaataatcaaTTGTTGAATGAAACACAAATTGACATCATACATATGTTAGGTAAACCAATAGGTGAGATTTTTAAGCGATTAATTATGCGAAAGAAAAATGCATGCGTACCTAAACAATATTCGCCGGAAATACGTTCATTTGCACTAACGCTACATTATTACTCTGCACGAGCTTATGAATATGTGCGTGATTACTTTAATAAGTGCTTACCACATGTAAAAACTCTTTCTTCTTGGTACAGAAGTGTTAATGGAGAACCTGGTATTAGTTCAGAAGCGTTATATTCTATCACTGaacgtgtaaaaaaatcaaattatacattatttggTTCTTTACTATTTGATGAAATGGCAATTCGAGAACATTTAGAATATGATGGTTCAAAATTTAGCGGTTACATTGATTTGGGAGAAAACATTGCTTGTGATGATACTATCTTAGCAAATcaagttttagtttttatgaTTGTTTGCATAAATGGTGCATGGAAAATTCCAATTTCATATTACTTGATAAAAGGAATGtctaaagtaaataatttcataatccAATAG